TAAGTAAATTAatagaatgtatttatttcgCTATTTATCCAATTCATTTCATTTGTTCACCCTTAATCTTTGGTGGAAAAGgaactataaataaatacaccagAAAAATCCAGACGTAACACTAAATGATTAATGACCACCCCACAGGCACAGAGGTCTTCCCTCCAACTGCAATGGAATCAGACACACCCCTTAAACACAAAGCCGTTGAAAAACAAAGGCTGCAATGCCCTCCCTGATTCCGACCATGACACCTAAAGCTGGCCATTTAATGAGCACATACGGTTTTCTCATGAGCTTCTGGGTCCAGCGTGTACCAGGAAACTGGTGTCTATATTCTATGCccaataaacatttttacagctGTTGCTATAAATCCAAGCGACGTATATCAGCAGTTGAGGTGGCTCGGATTCCCAAATGTTCACGCACATCACTCATTCCTCACAGACTTTGATTGCTATCACAAACTGGACACGAGGtaatgaaacggcttatttggCTCCCTCCTCGCCTCTGTTTTTCTCCGTCATTAGTGCTCGGGATTTTATAACATAATCAGACATTTAAGTTACAGATTGGCCATGCATTATTGTACTTTTAGACTAGTTTTCCACATCCTTCCATTATGTAAAATTAGTGGTTCAATGATGTTTGTCACTATTCTAAGTGATTGTGGATGGATGTTAACATGTTTGGCACATTGTTTGGCATTGGGTTGATTACTGACAATTGGAAAGAAATTTGCAAATGTGAAGCAATGACAACCACAAACAAGCAGCATGCCAGGGACGATTAAGTATTGCGTCAGTCCTGCAGTGGTCCCTCCTGATATATTCACTGCGCTAGAGGAAGGACCCAACCAAACAAAAGTTTCCTTTTTGCACAGTAGCTAGCATGCGTGGATACAAAAACGAAATCATAATTTCAACTATCGTGGAAATTTTGCGTATGGCTATGACCTTGGACGAATACCGGAAAGATCCCGACGCTACAACTGGAATCTCAAGGCTCCTATGTGCGGTGGCTTTTACGGGACTATCTGTGTGAGGGAGATGTCACGAGCATGGCTCAGGTATTCCACCCCCCAGGAGCCACATACTTCAAACGGATTGAACAAACAAGCAGGCCGTGGTGACCCAGAAGTCTTTCTAAAATAGCATCATTCCTTTCCAGttccctttaaagaaaaagtgtcTCGGGGTAAACGTTTGGTGACAGGACTAGCGGACAAAGTCtgaaaatcataaaaaacaGTGACAGGCCCTCAGTTTGGATGCCACACAGCATCTGCCCTGTAATTACATTTGCATAGAGCACCAGCGGATCCGGCAGAGCCGAGTTTCACTGCAGTGTCACTGCAGCAACAGGAGCGAGCCCGGGCACACCAACTGCCCCCTCTGCCAGGATTTATTCAAACACAGcccaaaaataaatagataTATACTGCACGTATTCCCTTGAATCAGATGCCGTTCCATCATCGATGGCAGCTTGCAATCTGACGTTTAGCGACAGCTCCGTATTACTGAACTCTTTCAGTGCACagacagtatatacagtattttcattGCTTTACTTCTCCATTCGCAGCAAAGCTTAAAGCTTATTTTTCGAGTGCTCCTTTTCTTCAGGTCAGTCATAAGCAATAATATTGTATCTGTGggcaaaatctttttttgtgtgtgtgcgcttgcaTCAATTGCCCTGTAGTTTTTTTCCCCCTGgccttttctgttttctttacaaaaaacGTATCCAttgcaaaacataaaaaccacaaataaaacaaagcttATATAGGAGGGAGAGATCTCCACTACAAAAGTTAAAGTTTCACCTCATTTCACTTTGGAGACAACAAATGATGCTAAACTACAGATCATACTACAGACGTTGCAGGCTTTGGATGTGACTCTGGATTCGTATCCGTGAGTCACTCCGAAGTCCCGGACGAGCTCGAGGTGACACGGGCCGTTCTCTAATTTGAGAAAAGTAAACTAAAGCAGAGATGCACACCCCTCCCCCCCCCGCCCCTCTTCAGGGCCCTTGTGGGAGAGTCCCCGAGGGGCCGCGGCTAACATATCAGCCCTATTTCTGATGCCCCGGGGCGTTCGGAGCAAAGGGGCGGCGTGTGGGAATGCCAAGGCACCTCAGCGCAACATGCAGCAAGAGAGATCTGCTTTCCTTTAAGTGCTCGCACAACCCCACAGCAtgagaaaaacaagacaaaatatctGTTCGAGATAAAAAATAAGATGCCGTGTCGGctgataaaaaaatgtgtaacttCATGCATCCTTTCAAACCATGTAGTGGTGCTTGAGGATTTATGAGCTTTTAGAATTGTCTGTATTTCTGCAAAAACATGACCTCAAACTTCATAACATTATGAAACGTAGACTAAGAGAACCCAATTAGATAAATGATGCAAATGTATTATACTTATACaaattcattatatttatattttgttgaaatgaTCCGACAAAAACAGCAACAAGCATCAGTAACTCTCCATGTTCTGTAGATTTTATCTTTAAATGAACTGCAAGTCCAAGAGGTTCACAATCCTTTtctcttttaaataaataaatcaaatataaataaatcaaatatttttgtatcattGTTTAATTGGGTTCTACTTCTACATTTAGGATTTGTGTAAATCTCCTTCTGTTTTGCCTTTGAAAATGCAAACAATTTAACAGCCTTCACAAACGTTCAAGCACCACCGTAGCTTTGAGGTAATAAAAAACGTAATTTCATGGTAAAAAGCCAAGTGGGTCTTCCACCATCCACCCAGAGCCTGTTCCATTCTTGGCAAGCACCTGACTACAGACAAGAAGGTGAAGGAACCTCCACATCCGTGAtcaaaaaatattgaaataaaagatTGAAGCAGTCATGAATAGCGTACTCAGggactctaaaaaaaaaagctgacctattcaaatatacatataaaaaataatgagtACTCTTATGGTGATATTCTTGCAGTTCTTCGTATAGTCCGTCGTCACATCTCTCAAGAGATCAGTGCAAAGGAAGAATTATTGCGAGAGTCTGCTCATACTCGAGGGAGGAAGTGAGTGACAGTCATAGCAGTGGTGACTCTGTTTCCTCGCTTCACTCGGCCATGTTTGCTGAAAGCGATGTAGAATCCTTTGTAAACAGAGGACTCGTATACATTGTAGTTATTTGGCAGCAGGGTCTCCTTGAACTTGCACTCATCGTTAAAGACGacctgaaaagaaaacaagagatGTAAAGATCACGATATACCTGAAATACATTCAGAGACAGATGCACAATGAGTTTTGCCTTTGAAACAATTTGCGCTTTTCATATTAGTGTCAATAAGAACAACAGAATAAATGCATGAGCTACAACAGAAGTTAGTGCATAGCTGCAATGCTTTAAGGATAATCTCATAACTTCAGAATTATTAAATACTTTAATCATAAAGCAAGAGTTTTCTATGGTCTGTTAATGCTTTGAAACAGCAAACATGCAGTGCTGGACATATTTAGAAGGATAATGTTCAGTCTGTTCAGCTTAATTTAAATAGAAGACTATTAAACCATTAAATGGCCATATTCTTATGTCTCGGCTAAATAGGTCTGGTCATTAAAAATCTGTTTGATTCTTATAATGATCACTTATTCTGGCCTAAGCATTTAATGCTGTTGTTTCATTGATCAATCCAGCAGATGCTCTTGTAATTCACCTCAGTTTTGGAATAAAGCTATTATCCACTCACCGCCCCAAAAGAACAAGTGTTGCACGACTGCTATATAACAATTTACCTATGAAACCCACTTTACATTACATCGGACACACATATTCATACTGTATTATCCATATTTGtccaatttgcattgcatttttttctaattctaaAAACTGTTATTTCCTTATGTCTGTCTGTTCCGAAGAAGCTTTGCAACAACGCAAAATTCAAAgcataacaaatatatttgaattaaatatattcacacacacaagttACTGTAGTAATTTTCTCAGTTATTaaagttaataaatattattgatTCATAATTGTCCCTACCTCTACTAAAAATTATGACAATTATAAACACAagtattcatttgttttaaataataacaactaGCATCTTAGTCAAATAATTTCAGATGTGCACACAAAGCAATATTCAACCCTGGAAAATAAGTTAGGCCTGTTAGCATATCAACTTTTTTGCAGTACAGATGCTATGACGACTTTCTGCATTGAAGACGCAATCGGGACAGCATTTACATTACGCACGTGTGACGAATACTTCTGACAAGTGAAACTACGAATACGCTGACCTAGATTATTCAAACAGAACAATGCGTTTGTTAATAGGTTTAGTGTGAGTCATAAACCGTTGTACGTCTTTGGCACTGTGCCTGGATCTAATGTACCgtgtaatgcatttaataatCATTTGCAATATCATTACAGCTGTGGCAAAATGTCTCGGTTCAACCAACCAAAGCGCGTTTTATTTGTAAGGCATGAATAATGCAATGCAGCGCACTGTCATGCTCTCTTTATGCCTGTGCGACGGTGCCATTGTAACCCTATTATTAGTCGCGCGACAGACACACGCGCTGAATGCATGGATCATCAATTACTTTAAAATGACTAAAGCACCGTCTATGTTGAGAAACGTCACACACTCGACGCTTGAGTTCAGGGATGCAAACGCTCGGTCATCGCATCGACTTCCGAGGAGGCAATGAAAGCGAAGAGTTGCGCACACGCACTTACCGTTCCGTACAACCTTCCTCTGCTATTCATTGCGACAAACAGCTCGCTTTTCAACCCGTACAGGCTAACCACTCCTCTGGTCACGCTGGAAATCTCTATAAGACCTGATCAAACAAAACAACCATGTTACACAGAATAAAGCGGCTCCGGATGACTGTGCTCCAAACAACAAGGCATGCGGTGGGTGGGACCTCTGCAGGTGCGAAATGTGGATGCGCATACAGCCATTGCCTTCAACAATATTTTGCTAACGCATCAGCCAAATGTTGACCATCCCTCACTTTCAGGCGTGCATGTTCTAACGCTTTCTGGGCCGCGCAAGGAGCCGGTGTAAAAATAAGTTGGCGTCTATATCTGTCCCAGcattcatgtcatgtttaagcCCGGGACAGATATTTAGCACTAAGGGATACTATGTTTTTAATAGATTTGTCTTTGCTTCAAAAGACACCTGACTCTCCGCAAGCACACCGCAAGTGTTACTACATTATAAAGAAATAAAGCTCATCGCAGCGGAGCTGTCCACTAGGTTAACGATTGCATGCCATGAACTCACTGTACTGATTCTCATTATGTACACCGTTTATCTTGCCGTCTGGGAGGACCTGAAGGTGAAACCCGATGCCTACATTGCAGTACAACCTCCGCACTCTTTTGGTGCCCTGCAAATAGTCATTCTCCCAGTTTCCCTCTGTTTTCTCTCCAGAGATTCCCAGCACGGACCGTGAGAAGAGGGTCTCCCATTGCTTCTCCAATAAAGTTGTACTATTAGTCCTACTTGGAAGCGGATTGGAGGACGCAGTCCCAACTAGGAGCAATCCCAAGAGCAGAACGGCAGTCCTTGGCCAGTGTTGCGCGTTGGCCTCGCAGGACATACTGATGAGGGACCTTTGCGCAGTGGCCATCCGGTTTACCTTCGGGGCACGTGGTCAAAATTAATGGCACTAAAAATACCACTCTTCTAGTTTTTCTTCCTTCGGCATGGTGCTGCAGGCTTATTGTAGCGAGGCAGGTCAGGACTTCGGGCATGCGACCGTGGCCCGAGATGAGAGCGGCAGAAGAGCGTGGAGAGATCGCGCGACAACTTGGGGTGGCGGTGAATGTGGTGATGACCATGTTGTGCAGCTCCAAAGCCTCGGGTCGTGGAGAATGCCACTATCTCACCTCAGCAGACACCTTCATCCCACATGACATCATATTAGGGGAGGGggaataaagagagagagaaagagtgagagagagagagcgaaagtTGCAAGCGGCGAGAGAAGAACTGCCCCGTACTGCAAACGCGCCTGGTCTGATGATGGGACGCTGCTGTCACTCCACATGTGAAATGGGGGTCGCATGCTGAGCCTCATTGGACGCCTTGTGCGTGATCATGGGATGCGATGGGTACTCTGGCAGCGCCCAAATCGGGACGGTGGTCATATGTCTGACAGCCCTGCTTCCTTATTTAGAAGGATGGTGTAAAAACAGTCCAGTTGTCACCGGAGAGCTATGGCACCCCTGTCTGCCACCTCGCAGGCTGTTTGTGTTGAAAGTTTACACAACGACCCGATTCCAGAATATTGCGCTCTTCCAATGCGTGCCGATCATAACCTTCTGCGTGATCGCGTGGAGGGATGTTCCCATCTTCCGGGAGGCTGCCTCTCTTGATGTCACAGCGATGATGATGCCGCTAAGAAAAACGCATCTTCACGAGAATGCTCGGACCGCGCGTAATGCCCGTGCGTCAGCAGATGTTGCGCCTCGTTACGCGCTTCCTCAGGTGCGCTTAGAACTCACTGAAGCGGGAATGTTGTGACACTTGGGGAGGCGCTGTTGTTGGCACTGTAAAACGCCGGTCACATTATCttggaatttggaggaaaatacAGTTTCAGCAACATTTTCTTACCGACCTTCAAGGACATAAATCATGGCATCAGTTCTTTACATCAATAAATTGCCTATACTTGTGCATATTAATACTTTAAATGAACACTTTAATTTAaaagtttaaatacatttaatgacAAGACCATAACCTCCTTGATATACATTCTTAATATTTAATTAGAACCCCATAACACTTTTTGCTGTCAACAATTCTCCAGGAATATAAAAGGGTAATgtgatcaaattaaattaaattatttgttgTTGAAATTGCTAATCTATTACATTTTGCAGTGAGGCACACACAATTTGATTGACAGATCAGTTAAAGCAGGATGCTCTAAGGAGAAATGCATTGGGTGCCAATAAAATTAAGTCATTAGTAGCTGACTTGAACATTTGTAGCTGAGTAGGATGCAAATGTGTTCTGCATCCAGTCACCAGCTGTCTTAAAAATGCTCACACACCTTACGAAACAGCCACAGACTAATTATCAAAGCATTCTTAAATCAATACTGAAAATCCCTGAACTGTTCTGACACTGTCAGAGGCCATTGAATGCAGGTCTGATTTCAACACCTGTAAGATCAGGAAATTGCAGGGAATGACACAAATCTTTACATCAATAAAGTTTGCCTtggagatactgtatatagagtgcattaaatgtaaattaaactcCATCACATTAATCCtgacaaaccaaaccaaaccgtAACAATGGACCCACCCAGTGGCACAATTCACACGGCTTCTGCACGTCTGTGCAATTAACAGAGGAAGTTCAGATCAAAGCACAAACACATTCAGCTGTCATTACCTCTGGAGTTTAGACAGATAACGGCACATCCACATCTGCTGCACATCACTTCAGTTTACCTCTTAATTGGATTTAATTGCCTGGTAATCGTTCCTATAAGGAAGAGCAGAAGCAATGATGAACAAATTTTAAAAGGATACTTCACTGCAATGCTatagaataaacatttttttgattctccaaagaacctttcagttAATGTTTCCTAAAATAgacatttctttcttaccttcTTATAGTCTGtagaaacattacaaaacatctATTACAAAGAATCTTTTTGTGCAAAAAAGTTACATGCAGCCgaacaaagaacattttaaaactattatttttaatgtagcaCACATATAcccaataaaataattataataaacatgATCAAATTACACAGATTACAGATGTGCAGTCTCTGTCTCACACACAATATAATTGTTATGAATTACAGTCATTCCATGAAGCTTTGTGCAAGGCGGGGATGTCACAGTCCGCGTAACTAGATCTGCTGTGGTTTCAAACCCTTTCAATTAGATTTTTATTAACGTGGGTTTAAATGGTATAGACACGACAGCTGAGGAGAGCCACTGAAGTCTGACAGAATTACTCACACATGACATCAGGAGCATCAGTGGACATTTAACACACCGCACATATGACATTCAGTACGGCTGAGCAGCTGTGCCATGGTACCGTTCACATCCTACTGAAGACATCTAAATACAGCATTTGCTCTATTTTAACTCGTATTAAAGGACTGGTGCAATGTGCATGAACCTATGTGAGAATAAAGCTGGCGGTCGAGGTGTAAAAGTGTGGGGTGGAATGACAGAGATGGATATATCAGTGATCTTGCCGACACAGCTGATCAATAATTCAAGAAGGTAAAGTGGCACTACagccttttgttttatttttcctaaAAAGCACAAAGAAGCCACTCCCAGTCCTTACTGGCCAGTGAATTATTGATTGTAATAAAATGGACAAAGGGTCGTCTTCTTGAAgatgtttatttgttcattctttcaaaaacacaaatttgacAAAACAGATAATTACATAAATACAACAAGACAAAATTATCAAATTTACACAAAGTAATATCCttaattttaaagggatagttcacccaaaaagaaaagttcagttatttatttaccctcgtgttcttcaaaatctgtatatgactctttcttctgtgaaacacaaaaggagatattttgagaaatggctcagtggttttgtgttcatacaatggaagtcaatgggacccaatgatgtttggttagaaacatttttcaaaatatctcattttgtgctttacagaagaaagtcatacaggtttgaaatgacatgagggtgagtaaatgggttAATTGAGTTCAAAAGCCGAGGCCAATGTACaccttgaatcatttaatacTAATTTCTCATCTTATAGAAATGATGTAAACATGTTGTGCagatttttaagtgaactaccaaattaataataataaaaagatttGATAGAAAACATTCTGTATAGGATGAATGTGAATGTATGAGTACATCTGTAATCGTTGCATTTTTGGAAGATAATATGAATGAACAGTAAATGTAAAGTATTGCGCTGGGGAAGGTTTCTTGTGTGCCAGGCCGAGGTGCAAGTACTAAAAGAACTGTGTGTTCATGAGCTGTCAGAAACCCAGAGAGGAGGATGTTTCTGTAGGGCGGAGCGTTTGACCCCTGCGGAGAGCAGGAACTCTGTGCACACTACTGATCCTCACAGCACAATGACTCAGGCAAAAATTTCGGGCTAGCAAAAAAACGAAGGTCACTTTTTTTGTTGAGTATAAGATCAGAATTGTGCCTATTTTCCTGCGTTTTTGTTCTTTTATGAGAACAATCtgattctgtatttttttacacgAAAAGTGCACagtcattttaaattaaatccCATCCCTCACCACTCGCTATATTGTACTCAGCATGACATTAAGCTATATAAGTATTGCCCTCAGTGTGGTCTGGACTAGTCGGAATGCCTTAACCACTAAGAACTGATGAGATATTCTGTTTAAGAACTAGTTGCACATACAGAACGTTATATAAACTTTATCAAACCACAACAAGTGCATctgtaaaaaagtaaaaggaATTTCATTTGGCAGTTCATATgacaatgaaaattctctcatcatttactcatgaaACAGATCAACACAATTCGTGAATTAATTACTATAAAATTCAGTTTATAAATCTTATGAATTGCCAATGAGAAATAGAACAATGTCAAAATTCTCACTATAGTTTAGTCTATTAATCATGTGGTTTTAcaaaacttttacatttttttatggtGTTAACTAACATGATAtgcttctacagcatttattagcatgttgtttttattgtttaaaaacatttgtaaatcaAATGTTTTGGTTAACATATTAGTTATTGCACAATGAACAAGAACAACTGTATTGGCAATATtaagaaataatatttaatgcaataaaaatatgttgttaattgttagtttatgttggcTACTAATGTTAATGTAACCGATGGTATTATTCTCTGCATGGCTAGGTTTAGATAATGACTACACCACCCTGGGAATTGCACCCAaggaaatacaataaaacaacgGAACACAGGTTCGGTGGTGCAAGGAGAAGACATAGACGTGTAATTGCATTCAacaaaaaaacgtttatttcaaaaagaaaaataaagcaaCCCCAAATTATCATAAGCAAATACGCACAAAGTTTATTATAACAGTCGTTTTAAAAATTCACAAGATTTAAAATAGACAATCTCAAACATGCATAAAGGTTACTCGGGTCACAATCAAATGTGGAAAGCTAAATTGGGCCATACACAAGGACAAGTTAATTACTAGAAACTACAAGGCTAAAGCTTACCTCAGGGGTAACCAATGAATACCTCAAACATACCAATGAATAAAATACTCATCAGATTGATAAAAAGACAACTAAATCATACTCGAATCCACGGGTGAACAAACATCTACAAGTAGGATGCCTTCATAACTGTCCcactaaaaacacaataaacaacacttaAGTCCAATAGAAAAACTTTAACCACAACCATAGCATTGCTATCGCAATCCTACCTACAAGTGTTCATCATGCACTTGACGCAACTCCCGAGAGGCTTGACTGGAACGGCTGAACCACAGTCACTGAAGGCCGGAAGAGGGGCGGCAAAACACTTACTGTACGTTCGAATGCTTCCTGCTAAGGCGCTTAAATACACCAGCCCTTATTACCCTAATTGCGCATTCAAGCAGGGATCAACAATTAAAGGGAAGCCCCACCCCATACTGTTAC
The nucleotide sequence above comes from Triplophysa rosa linkage group LG24, Trosa_1v2, whole genome shotgun sequence. Encoded proteins:
- the fgf6b gene encoding fibroblast growth factor 6b isoform X1 gives rise to the protein MATAQRSLISMSCEANAQHWPRTAVLLLGLLLVGTASSNPLPSRTNSTTLLEKQWETLFSRSVLGISGEKTEGNWENDYLQGTKRVRRLYCNVGIGFHLQVLPDGKINGVHNENQYSLIEISSVTRGVVSLYGLKSELFVAMNSRGRLYGTVVFNDECKFKETLLPNNYNVYESSVYKGFYIAFSKHGRVKRGNRVTTAMTVTHFLPRV
- the fgf6b gene encoding fibroblast growth factor 6b isoform X2, translated to MATAQRSLISMSCEANAQHWPRTAVLLLGLLLVGTASSNPLPSRTNSTTLLEKQWETLFSRSVLGISGEKTEGNWENDYLQGTKRVRRLYCNVGIGFHLQVLPDGKINGLIEISSVTRGVVSLYGLKSELFVAMNSRGRLYGTVVFNDECKFKETLLPNNYNVYESSVYKGFYIAFSKHGRVKRGNRVTTAMTVTHFLPRV